One genomic segment of Kordiimonas sp. SCSIO 12603 includes these proteins:
- a CDS encoding SDR family oxidoreductase gives MSELKPQTGMLEGQVAFITGGGSGINLGIAKNMAAAGAKIAICGRTFEKLEKAAEEIREYGVDVFPVAADVRDLEAMEKAFAETKATLGTVSIVVAGAAGNFMSKVEDLSYNGFKTVVDIDLIGSFNTAKAAHDQLKETKGSIIFISAGQSLDGYSHQAHVCAAKAGIDKLMKTLAIEWGPQGIRSNSIIPGPIDGTEGMKRLSSPETLPMLIQSVPARRLGSVNDIGQAAVFLSSNLAGYITGAVLPVCGGQTLGGSGLFNFAADQFHKPAK, from the coding sequence ATGTCTGAGCTCAAACCTCAAACAGGCATGCTCGAAGGGCAAGTGGCATTCATCACCGGCGGCGGCAGCGGCATCAACTTAGGCATTGCCAAAAACATGGCAGCAGCAGGTGCGAAAATAGCTATCTGTGGCCGCACTTTTGAAAAACTGGAAAAAGCGGCAGAAGAAATCAGAGAATACGGAGTGGATGTATTCCCAGTTGCAGCCGATGTACGCGATCTTGAAGCCATGGAAAAAGCTTTCGCAGAAACCAAAGCGACACTGGGAACTGTTTCAATTGTTGTGGCAGGTGCCGCCGGCAACTTTATGAGTAAGGTAGAAGACCTGAGCTATAATGGTTTTAAAACAGTTGTAGATATTGACCTGATCGGATCATTCAACACAGCAAAAGCAGCCCATGATCAGCTCAAGGAAACTAAAGGTTCCATCATCTTTATCTCGGCAGGACAATCGCTCGACGGTTACAGTCATCAAGCGCATGTATGTGCAGCCAAGGCTGGCATCGATAAACTTATGAAAACACTGGCTATTGAATGGGGTCCACAAGGTATTCGTTCAAACAGCATTATCCCCGGCCCTATTGACGGCACAGAGGGCATGAAACGCCTTAGCTCTCCAGAAACTCTTCCAATGCTTATACAAAGCGTACCTGCCCGCAGGCTAGGTAGCGTAAATGATATTGGCCAAGCAGCTGTATTCCTATCCTCAAATCTCGCAGGATATATCACAGGCGCCGTACTTCCTGTTTGTGGCGGGCAAACACTTGGCGGATCTGGCCTCTTTAACTTTGCGGCAGACCAGTTCCACAAGCCAGCAAAATAA
- a CDS encoding bifunctional (p)ppGpp synthetase/guanosine-3',5'-bis(diphosphate) 3'-pyrophosphohydrolase — translation MIRQFELVDLVRAYDKNVDEALLNRAYVFAMKAHGSQTRASGDPYFSHPLEVAGILTDMKLDCDTIATALLHDVVEDTVATIEEIHELFGPKVAELVDGVTKLSKIEMQTESMRQAENFRKFLLAMSNDIRVLLVKLADRMHNMRTLGHIKKIEKRKRIAKETLDIYAPLAERIGMHELKDELEHLAFTHMDPEAMESINARLHYLIEESPNLEADMVAALTELLKENGIEAKVSGRIKRPYSIWRKMERQNISFEQLSDVMAFRIMVDDVSTCYRTLGIVHGEWPMVLGRFKDYISLPKQNFYRSIHTTVIGPHNNKLEVQIRTHDMHEEAEIGVAAHWQYKQKAENAEGSQYRWIRELLEILDHTHDPEEFLEHTKLAMYQDKVFCFTPKGELVPLPRGSTTVDFAYAVHTEVGDHCVGAKVNGRMVPLRHQLDNGDQVQILTSKGQAPSPRWDSFVVTGKARSAIRRHVRFQQHEEYSQLGKTLIEKACRRNGLDFSGRVIEEAASVLNLSDADMLFALVGQGTLSEEEILRAAFPGFKEDARNEGLPNVHQDWEQVDDGAIPISGITQGSAVQLASCCHPVKGDRIVGLRVPGQGAAIHTIDCSKLTEFDDRPEMWLDLRWEEGEEDSDAFYTGRLRLEVVNERGALAAIAATVSKTGGNVSNLEIPQRDPEFYVMIIDIEVKDVKHLNDITRALRVSRVISRVDRVLG, via the coding sequence GTGATCCGTCAGTTTGAGTTAGTTGATCTTGTAAGAGCCTACGATAAAAACGTGGATGAGGCTCTCCTTAACCGTGCCTATGTATTTGCGATGAAAGCTCATGGTAGCCAGACGAGGGCGTCTGGTGATCCGTATTTTTCGCACCCACTTGAAGTGGCTGGTATCTTAACGGATATGAAGCTGGATTGTGATACGATCGCTACGGCACTTCTCCATGATGTGGTGGAAGATACAGTTGCAACCATCGAAGAAATCCACGAGCTTTTTGGCCCCAAGGTAGCTGAACTGGTGGACGGTGTTACCAAGCTCTCAAAAATTGAAATGCAGACCGAAAGCATGCGGCAGGCGGAGAACTTCAGGAAGTTTCTTCTAGCGATGTCGAATGATATCCGCGTGCTTCTGGTTAAACTTGCTGACCGTATGCACAATATGCGTACGCTGGGGCATATTAAGAAAATTGAGAAACGCAAGCGAATTGCCAAAGAAACGCTTGATATATACGCACCGCTTGCTGAACGCATTGGTATGCATGAGCTGAAAGATGAGCTTGAGCATCTTGCCTTTACGCATATGGACCCTGAGGCAATGGAATCCATCAATGCACGGCTCCATTATCTTATAGAAGAAAGCCCTAACCTTGAAGCTGACATGGTAGCAGCGCTAACGGAACTTCTTAAAGAAAATGGTATTGAAGCCAAGGTTAGTGGCCGTATCAAACGCCCATATTCCATCTGGCGGAAAATGGAGCGACAGAATATCAGCTTTGAGCAGCTTTCAGATGTGATGGCCTTCCGTATTATGGTGGATGATGTTTCTACCTGTTACCGCACTCTCGGTATCGTCCACGGTGAATGGCCAATGGTACTAGGGCGCTTTAAAGATTATATCTCGCTTCCGAAACAGAATTTCTACCGCTCGATCCACACAACAGTGATTGGTCCACATAACAACAAGCTTGAAGTACAAATTCGTACCCATGATATGCATGAAGAGGCGGAAATCGGGGTTGCCGCGCACTGGCAGTATAAACAGAAAGCTGAAAATGCTGAGGGTTCTCAATATCGCTGGATTAGGGAACTTCTTGAAATTCTTGATCATACACATGACCCGGAGGAGTTCCTGGAGCACACCAAACTTGCGATGTATCAGGATAAAGTATTCTGCTTTACCCCGAAGGGGGAACTAGTGCCGTTGCCGCGTGGTTCTACCACTGTGGATTTTGCTTATGCAGTACATACCGAGGTAGGAGATCACTGTGTTGGCGCGAAGGTAAACGGCCGTATGGTGCCCCTTCGTCACCAGCTTGATAATGGTGATCAGGTTCAAATCTTGACGTCTAAAGGACAAGCGCCATCGCCGCGGTGGGATAGTTTTGTTGTAACAGGTAAAGCTCGTTCTGCTATTCGAAGGCATGTGCGCTTCCAGCAACATGAAGAATATAGTCAGCTAGGGAAAACACTTATCGAGAAAGCTTGCCGCCGGAACGGCCTTGATTTCTCAGGTAGGGTGATCGAAGAAGCGGCGAGTGTTCTTAACTTGTCTGACGCTGATATGCTCTTTGCTCTTGTCGGGCAAGGAACACTTTCTGAGGAAGAAATTTTGCGGGCCGCTTTCCCGGGCTTTAAGGAAGATGCTCGGAATGAGGGCCTTCCTAATGTTCACCAGGATTGGGAACAGGTGGATGATGGTGCTATTCCTATTTCCGGGATTACTCAAGGTTCAGCAGTTCAACTTGCTTCTTGCTGCCATCCGGTGAAAGGTGACCGTATTGTAGGTCTTCGCGTGCCGGGGCAGGGTGCTGCAATTCATACTATTGATTGCTCTAAACTTACAGAATTTGATGATCGGCCAGAAATGTGGCTCGACTTGCGCTGGGAAGAAGGTGAAGAAGATAGTGATGCCTTCTACACTGGCCGTTTGCGCCTTGAAGTGGTGAACGAACGCGGTGCTTTAGCAGCGATTGCTGCAACAGTTTCCAAGACAGGTGGTAATGTCTCAAACCTTGAAATCCCACAGCGTGATCCCGAGTTTTATGTAATGATCATAGATATTGAAGTGAAAGATGTGAAACACTTGAATGATATCACCCGGGCCTTAAGGGTTAGCCGTGTAATCAGTAGAGTTGACAGGGTTTTGGGATAA
- the pyrE gene encoding orotate phosphoribosyltransferase, with product MDQEAVLNEFRAAGALLEGHFKLSSGLHSPVYLQCAKVLMDPQRAGRLCAAFAEKLKATGVEVDLVVSPAMGGVIVGYEVARQLGVLGIFTERVDGEFALRRGFEIPNGAKILMMEDIITTGLSSRECIKTITEWGGEVVAAGCLINRSGGRAEVGAPVTALATIDAPTYKPEDVPAELAEIPAIKPGSRGLKS from the coding sequence ATGGATCAGGAAGCTGTATTGAATGAATTTCGCGCGGCAGGCGCTCTGCTTGAAGGTCATTTCAAGCTGTCTTCGGGCCTTCACAGCCCTGTTTATCTGCAGTGTGCAAAAGTTCTGATGGACCCGCAACGTGCTGGTCGCTTGTGTGCTGCTTTTGCTGAGAAACTTAAGGCAACTGGTGTAGAAGTTGATCTTGTAGTGAGCCCGGCAATGGGCGGTGTTATCGTGGGCTATGAAGTTGCTCGCCAGCTTGGTGTTCTAGGCATTTTCACAGAACGTGTTGATGGTGAATTCGCGCTTCGTCGTGGTTTTGAAATCCCAAACGGCGCGAAAATTCTGATGATGGAAGATATCATCACAACGGGCTTGTCTTCTCGTGAATGTATTAAAACCATCACTGAATGGGGTGGTGAAGTTGTGGCTGCTGGCTGTTTGATTAACCGTTCCGGTGGTCGGGCAGAAGTTGGTGCGCCGGTTACAGCACTGGCAACTATTGATGCGCCAACATATAAGCCTGAAGATGTACCTGCTGAACTTGCTGAAATTCCAGCAATTAAACCTGGTAGCCGTGGGCTGAAATCATAA
- a CDS encoding DUF2062 domain-containing protein gives MKRAWLYIWYRIARLPGTPYSIAAGFASGAAVSFTPFLGLHFLMGFAVAWIVRGNLLASAIGTAIGNPWTFPFIFALTSQIGSAILGTDVTAEVPPWDMGAMANDPFGYLASFLPVVFPLIVGGFPVAVIVWFLFYFAFRGLISGYRDSRRLKMEEKAKIRSSETVMKEEEKDSA, from the coding sequence TTGAAAAGAGCGTGGCTTTATATCTGGTACCGTATCGCTCGGTTGCCGGGAACGCCTTATAGCATTGCTGCTGGTTTCGCTTCCGGTGCTGCTGTTTCCTTTACACCGTTTCTTGGCCTTCATTTCTTGATGGGGTTTGCAGTTGCCTGGATAGTGCGGGGTAATTTACTTGCGTCAGCCATCGGTACGGCTATTGGTAACCCATGGACATTCCCCTTTATTTTCGCGCTTACCAGCCAAATTGGCTCAGCCATACTGGGTACTGATGTAACAGCGGAAGTGCCGCCATGGGATATGGGCGCGATGGCCAATGATCCGTTTGGGTATCTTGCCTCATTTTTGCCCGTTGTATTTCCTTTGATTGTCGGTGGTTTTCCAGTTGCAGTTATTGTTTGGTTCCTGTTTTACTTCGCCTTTAGAGGATTGATTTCAGGGTATCGTGATAGTCGCCGCTTGAAGATGGAAGAAAAAGCAAAAATAAGGTCCTCAGAAACAGTGATGAAAGAAGAGGAAAAGGATAGTGCATAG
- a CDS encoding pyridoxine 5'-phosphate synthase — MVHRLRLGVNIDHVATIRNARGIRHPDPVRAAGLAVKAGADGITAHLREDRRHISDEDIATLADVLTVPLNFEMAATDEMLEIALRHKPHACCLVPEKRQELTTEGGLDAAGQHNRLKHYVSELNKAGIRVSLFLDADKAQLDAALSLGAPVVEIHTGAYCDLTGQAREEELIRIKEAASYGYENGLEMHAGHGLSYDTVGPIAAIAELRELNIGHFLIGEAIFHGLEASVKEMRRHMDEARA, encoded by the coding sequence ATAGTGCATAGACTTCGCTTAGGTGTGAATATTGATCATGTAGCCACTATTAGAAATGCGCGTGGTATTCGCCATCCTGATCCAGTACGTGCTGCAGGCTTGGCAGTTAAAGCAGGCGCGGATGGCATTACTGCTCATCTGCGTGAAGATCGCCGTCATATTTCTGATGAAGATATTGCAACACTTGCTGATGTGCTGACGGTGCCTCTGAATTTTGAAATGGCCGCGACTGATGAGATGCTTGAGATTGCACTACGTCATAAGCCACATGCTTGTTGTCTGGTGCCGGAAAAACGGCAGGAGCTCACAACAGAGGGCGGCCTTGACGCAGCAGGGCAACATAACCGTTTGAAGCATTATGTTTCAGAACTGAATAAGGCTGGTATTCGTGTGAGTTTATTCCTGGATGCTGATAAAGCACAGCTTGATGCAGCGCTGTCTCTTGGTGCGCCAGTGGTGGAAATTCACACAGGTGCATACTGTGATCTTACAGGGCAAGCGCGTGAGGAAGAACTCATTCGTATCAAAGAAGCTGCGTCTTACGGTTATGAAAATGGCCTTGAAATGCATGCAGGCCACGGCCTCAGCTATGATACTGTTGGCCCTATTGCCGCGATTGCAGAATTACGCGAACTGAATATTGGCCATTTCCTTATTGGCGAAGCGATTTTCCACGGCCTTGAGGCATCTGTGAAAGAGATGCGCCGGCATATGGATGAAGCGAGAGCATAA
- the rnc gene encoding ribonuclease III → MAPLKKIAGYTFTKASLLDEALTHPSLSGTYNYQRLEFLGDRVLGLAVSTWLLEAYPSEAEGQLNRRFTSLVRKETLAEMAKKLDLVKAIKLTPGAETEGTRDKEAVQADVCEAIIGAMYLDAGFGVVEEFIRKHWIPMMNEDQDVVKDSKTLLQEWCQARATALPKYEVVERSGPDHQPIFTIEATVKGKGSARAQGSAKRIAEQAAAAALFSILAGEK, encoded by the coding sequence ATGGCACCACTGAAAAAAATCGCTGGATATACTTTTACTAAAGCAAGTTTGCTGGATGAGGCACTAACACACCCATCCTTGTCAGGTACATACAACTACCAGCGTCTTGAGTTTTTAGGGGACCGTGTTCTCGGTCTAGCAGTTTCCACATGGCTTCTCGAAGCATACCCGAGTGAAGCAGAAGGGCAGCTTAACCGCCGTTTTACTTCACTTGTGCGCAAGGAAACTCTGGCAGAGATGGCAAAGAAACTTGATCTTGTAAAAGCGATCAAGCTAACGCCAGGTGCTGAAACAGAAGGAACACGCGATAAAGAAGCCGTGCAGGCTGATGTATGTGAAGCCATTATTGGTGCCATGTATCTAGATGCGGGCTTTGGTGTTGTAGAAGAATTTATCCGGAAGCACTGGATACCCATGATGAATGAAGATCAGGATGTTGTGAAAGACAGCAAAACCCTGCTTCAGGAATGGTGTCAGGCCCGTGCGACCGCACTTCCCAAATATGAGGTTGTTGAAAGATCAGGTCCTGATCACCAACCAATTTTTACAATTGAAGCGACTGTAAAAGGCAAGGGTTCTGCCCGTGCACAAGGCAGCGCGAAAAGGATTGCGGAACAAGCTGCAGCAGCGGCACTGTTCAGTATCCTTGCAGGAGAGAAATAA
- the era gene encoding GTPase Era has product MSENQTAETKCGFVALIGAPNAGKSTLLNALVGAKVAIVTHKVQTTRTRITGIGMHEETQLVFIDTPGIFAPKRRLDRAMVSAAWKGSEDAETTVLMIDARKGITEEVEHIIEGLKNAGREVILVLNKIDGMKKDGLLALIQECNEHGIFTDTFLISALHGEGVADLKAFLADKAPAGPWMYPEDQLSDTTMRILAAEITREKVYLRLHDELPYATTVETEKWEDRKDGSVRIEQVIHVERETQKGIVIGKGGSMLKTLGQMAREEMEEEFQRRVHLFLHVRVTERWADDKSMYEGMGLDFVK; this is encoded by the coding sequence ATGTCTGAAAACCAGACAGCTGAGACTAAATGCGGTTTTGTGGCGCTAATTGGTGCGCCAAACGCAGGTAAATCAACGCTTTTGAACGCGCTTGTGGGTGCAAAGGTTGCGATTGTTACGCATAAGGTACAAACAACACGTACCCGCATTACCGGTATCGGTATGCATGAAGAAACTCAATTGGTGTTCATTGATACACCGGGTATTTTTGCACCAAAACGCAGGCTTGACCGCGCGATGGTCAGCGCGGCCTGGAAAGGGTCTGAGGATGCAGAAACAACTGTTCTGATGATTGATGCTCGTAAAGGTATTACAGAAGAGGTTGAGCATATCATTGAAGGCCTCAAGAATGCTGGGCGTGAAGTTATTCTCGTGTTGAACAAAATTGATGGCATGAAAAAGGATGGCCTTCTCGCGCTTATTCAGGAATGTAACGAGCATGGCATCTTCACAGATACTTTCCTTATTTCTGCCCTTCACGGCGAAGGCGTTGCAGATCTTAAAGCATTCCTTGCTGATAAAGCGCCAGCAGGCCCGTGGATGTACCCGGAAGATCAGCTTTCCGATACTACGATGCGTATTCTGGCGGCTGAGATTACACGGGAAAAAGTATATCTTCGCCTGCATGATGAACTGCCTTACGCCACAACAGTGGAAACCGAGAAGTGGGAAGACCGCAAAGACGGTTCCGTACGCATTGAACAGGTTATCCATGTTGAGCGTGAAACCCAGAAGGGTATTGTCATCGGTAAGGGCGGCAGTATGCTGAAAACCCTGGGCCAGATGGCACGCGAAGAAATGGAAGAAGAGTTCCAACGCCGTGTGCATTTGTTCCTACATGTTCGAGTGACAGAACGTTGGGCCGATGATAAATCCATGTATGAAGGCATGGGTCTAGATTTCGTAAAATAA
- the recO gene encoding DNA repair protein RecO codes for MEWQDEGIVLSATRLGESDAVLEIMTKNHGRARGFIKGGMGRRNKANLQPGNFLSVNWRSRLETNLGRFTVELLHSPLGNMLGDGNRLAALAAVTSVVVTTMTEREPHLSVYEGLSAIVKLLEASDSSLEGWGAAFSQLELGILQELGYGLDLSECAGTGSTENLIYVSPKSGRAVSEEAGFLYRDKLLSLPAFLASPGEGKIDMQASVEALRLTGYFLDRYVWAVRTGGQPAARERFLSSLQKHTLS; via the coding sequence ATGGAATGGCAGGATGAAGGGATTGTTCTTTCTGCCACTCGCCTTGGCGAGAGTGATGCTGTTCTTGAGATTATGACCAAAAACCACGGGCGTGCTCGTGGTTTTATCAAGGGCGGTATGGGGCGCCGTAATAAAGCGAACCTTCAGCCTGGTAATTTCCTTTCCGTAAATTGGCGTTCAAGATTAGAAACCAATTTAGGCCGCTTCACCGTTGAACTGCTTCACAGCCCTCTTGGTAATATGCTTGGTGATGGTAACCGCTTGGCAGCGCTTGCGGCTGTTACATCTGTTGTGGTGACTACCATGACAGAACGTGAGCCACATCTGAGTGTTTATGAGGGGTTAAGCGCGATCGTAAAGCTTTTAGAAGCGTCTGATAGCTCCCTTGAAGGGTGGGGGGCGGCCTTTTCGCAGCTTGAACTCGGAATATTGCAGGAGCTCGGCTATGGCCTTGACCTGAGCGAATGTGCAGGTACGGGTTCAACTGAAAATCTTATCTATGTTTCTCCAAAGTCTGGCCGTGCTGTTTCTGAAGAAGCAGGCTTTTTGTACCGTGACAAGTTACTAAGTTTACCGGCATTTCTTGCTTCACCTGGTGAGGGTAAAATCGATATGCAGGCTAGTGTGGAAGCTCTTCGGCTTACCGGATATTTTCTGGATCGGTATGTATGGGCTGTTCGAACTGGTGGGCAGCCAGCTGCTAGAGAGCGTTTTCTTTCAAGCCTTCAAAAGCATACCCTTTCCTAG
- a CDS encoding serine hydrolase encodes MISLKMAARRVASAGLLVGLITAPGISSDINITAKVTSDEKLKSFLNEHITEGFSGTLLIAKDGKIVHAQGYGFADRENKIPNTLDTVYSTGTLTRYFTAAAILKLAEQGKLSLSDTLSKFFDNVPADKQNITVHHLLTHTPGLLSVEEWDAFETINTDEFLKDVFSAENEISPAVYLPKFSFKPGDRVIEFSEGYGLLSLIIEKQSGQSFEAFLKDNLFDPAGITDTGYLLPDWDKSRIANGYVGEDGESWGNLPDRLNKLGKLPPYIQGSMGLLSTASDLYKWHTALYGGKVLSDASLKLLHKRHTAIPEAFEADIDAAYGIQVSETWSGTPWIFNIGSSVIRANIPAFKVTYHYFPVEDTVVIFAGNTPLNREVRQALPAFVRVLLEPDYKPVSSDNKQAQ; translated from the coding sequence ATGATTAGCTTAAAAATGGCCGCTCGCCGGGTTGCGAGTGCTGGCTTGTTGGTGGGATTAATAACCGCACCAGGTATTTCTTCAGACATAAATATTACAGCGAAGGTAACAAGCGATGAAAAGCTGAAAAGCTTTTTGAATGAACATATTACTGAGGGGTTTTCTGGAACGTTACTTATTGCTAAAGACGGCAAGATCGTTCACGCACAAGGCTATGGATTTGCTGACCGTGAAAACAAAATACCCAACACGCTAGATACCGTATATTCAACAGGTACGTTGACACGGTATTTTACGGCGGCTGCTATACTTAAGTTGGCGGAGCAGGGTAAACTAAGCCTCTCTGATACACTCAGTAAATTCTTTGATAATGTACCTGCTGATAAGCAGAATATTACTGTCCACCATCTACTTACTCACACCCCCGGGCTGTTGAGTGTAGAAGAATGGGATGCCTTTGAAACTATTAATACGGATGAGTTTTTAAAGGATGTGTTTTCCGCAGAGAATGAAATTAGCCCAGCTGTATATCTGCCTAAGTTTAGTTTCAAGCCGGGTGATAGGGTTATCGAATTTAGTGAAGGCTACGGTCTTCTAAGCCTTATAATTGAAAAACAATCTGGCCAGTCATTTGAAGCGTTTCTCAAGGACAACCTTTTTGATCCAGCGGGTATTACCGATACCGGATATCTCCTGCCTGATTGGGATAAGTCACGGATTGCAAATGGATATGTAGGTGAAGATGGAGAAAGCTGGGGTAATTTACCAGACCGCCTTAACAAATTAGGAAAGCTCCCACCTTATATACAGGGAAGTATGGGCCTGCTATCAACTGCGAGCGATTTATATAAATGGCATACTGCACTATATGGCGGAAAAGTCCTTTCCGACGCTTCGCTCAAGCTTCTTCATAAAAGACATACCGCTATACCTGAAGCTTTTGAGGCAGATATCGATGCGGCTTACGGTATTCAGGTTTCTGAAACATGGTCTGGTACGCCGTGGATATTTAATATCGGATCGAGCGTTATTCGCGCCAATATACCAGCCTTTAAGGTAACATATCACTATTTTCCAGTGGAAGACACTGTTGTTATATTTGCTGGCAATACCCCGCTGAACCGTGAGGTTAGGCAAGCTTTACCAGCTTTTGTTCGGGTACTTTTAGAACCTGACTATAAACCTGTTTCATCAGATAATAAGCAAGCGCAGTAG
- a CDS encoding alpha/beta fold hydrolase has translation MKKTVRIFVASVGFFALAACASGNESFFKGNEYVERGSVAAETSDGTFNVSYLKSQSSGRRVIILHGTPGQAADYYRTIRNAPADMEYVVVDRPGYGETTPYKLLASLEAQADAIAPLLIEKNGQKPIVVGHSSGGPIAAMVAIRHGNKIGGLMLAAASMDPELEPDPVFVQKLGNAPVVSWFVPKDLLILNRELLSLPKQLEEMKSKLSTITAPTIIMHGTADLLVPYGNVSYMENYISNASYRETVKIEGMGHEIPWAREITFAKGIRKLADEDYTIPTSEIRIDRRDWAFTAETRREVRDPANRSEK, from the coding sequence ATGAAAAAAACAGTAAGAATCTTTGTTGCTTCCGTTGGTTTCTTTGCCTTGGCAGCTTGTGCTTCAGGTAATGAGAGTTTTTTTAAGGGTAACGAGTATGTAGAGCGCGGCTCAGTTGCCGCTGAAACCAGCGACGGTACATTTAATGTATCTTACCTGAAATCACAGAGCAGTGGTCGCAGAGTAATAATTCTGCACGGAACACCCGGCCAAGCGGCTGATTATTACCGTACTATTCGTAATGCACCCGCGGATATGGAATATGTGGTTGTCGACCGTCCGGGATACGGTGAAACAACGCCGTATAAGCTTCTAGCCTCTCTTGAGGCACAGGCTGATGCTATTGCGCCGTTACTGATAGAGAAAAATGGCCAGAAGCCAATTGTTGTTGGGCATTCCTCTGGCGGCCCGATTGCTGCGATGGTTGCTATTCGTCACGGTAATAAAATAGGCGGGTTGATGCTGGCTGCTGCCTCTATGGACCCAGAGTTGGAGCCTGATCCAGTTTTTGTTCAAAAGCTAGGTAATGCACCGGTTGTTTCATGGTTCGTGCCTAAAGATCTGCTTATCCTGAACCGGGAACTTTTATCCCTTCCTAAGCAACTTGAAGAAATGAAGAGCAAACTTAGCACGATCACAGCGCCCACTATTATCATGCACGGTACTGCTGATCTGCTCGTTCCGTACGGTAATGTATCCTATATGGAAAACTATATCTCCAATGCTTCATATCGGGAGACGGTTAAGATTGAAGGTATGGGGCATGAAATTCCCTGGGCGCGGGAGATAACCTTTGCCAAAGGTATTCGTAAACTGGCTGATGAAGACTATACTATTCCAACTTCTGAAATCAGAATTGACCGCCGCGATTGGGCTTTCACTGCCGAAACTCGCCGAGAGGTTAGAGATCCCGCCAATAGATCTGAAAAATAG